Proteins from a genomic interval of Sporomusaceae bacterium FL31:
- a CDS encoding UDP-N-acetyl-D-glucosamine dehydrogenase, translated as MNLAVFESIKDKSEYLAVVGLGYVGLTVAVAFADQVKTLGFDIDEGKIADYKQGIDRTQEIGSEKLSSTSLEFTTDPARLREAKVIIVAVPTPVNSDKTPNLNPVINVSALIGRNLTRGTIVVFESTVYPGVTEEVCLPILEQESGLKCGVDFKVGYSPERINPGDKIHKLENIRKIVSGVDDEAVANIAAIYELIIHAGVYQAPSIKVAEAAKLAENAQRDINIAFMNELSMVFDRVGINTKEVVDAMNIKWNALGFYPGLVGGHCIGIDPYYFIYQAERLGYHSQIMAAGRKINDNMAVFVSDNLIKRMIQADINVKHANIYIMGITFKEDCPDMRNSKAVDVCKQLATYGINVKVVDPVVNEKEFKAEFGVEPVALSAVQDADCLVFLVAHQQFKALQSADLVKMFKPRQKQSKHVLLDIKNIFDHKSLKEQGYYYWSL; from the coding sequence ATGAATTTAGCAGTATTTGAAAGTATAAAGGATAAAAGTGAATATTTAGCGGTCGTAGGACTGGGGTATGTGGGTCTAACGGTTGCTGTCGCCTTTGCCGATCAAGTCAAAACGCTGGGATTTGATATTGATGAAGGGAAAATTGCTGACTACAAGCAGGGGATTGACCGTACTCAGGAGATCGGAAGCGAGAAACTCAGCAGTACTTCGTTGGAATTTACAACTGATCCGGCAAGGCTTAGAGAAGCCAAAGTCATCATTGTTGCTGTGCCAACGCCGGTCAATAGTGATAAGACACCCAATTTAAATCCTGTGATCAATGTTAGTGCATTAATTGGCCGCAATTTAACGCGCGGTACCATTGTTGTATTTGAATCTACGGTGTATCCCGGTGTTACCGAAGAAGTCTGCTTGCCGATTTTAGAGCAGGAATCCGGGCTGAAATGCGGGGTGGACTTTAAAGTCGGCTATTCTCCCGAGCGAATTAACCCTGGTGATAAAATCCATAAGCTTGAAAATATTCGGAAGATTGTATCTGGAGTCGATGACGAAGCTGTTGCCAATATTGCAGCAATTTATGAACTTATTATTCATGCCGGTGTTTATCAGGCTCCGAGTATCAAAGTAGCAGAAGCGGCTAAGCTGGCTGAAAATGCTCAGCGTGATATTAACATCGCTTTTATGAACGAACTCTCGATGGTATTCGATCGTGTGGGAATCAATACCAAAGAAGTCGTTGATGCCATGAATATTAAATGGAACGCATTAGGCTTTTATCCAGGTTTGGTTGGCGGCCATTGCATTGGTATAGATCCATACTATTTTATTTATCAAGCCGAACGGCTGGGCTATCATTCGCAGATTATGGCCGCCGGCCGTAAGATTAACGACAATATGGCCGTGTTTGTCAGCGATAATTTAATTAAAAGAATGATTCAGGCGGATATTAACGTTAAACACGCCAATATCTATATTATGGGAATAACGTTTAAAGAAGATTGTCCGGATATGCGAAACTCTAAAGCGGTGGATGTTTGTAAGCAACTGGCTACCTATGGCATTAACGTCAAAGTGGTCGATCCGGTTGTCAATGAAAAGGAATTCAAAGCAGAATTTGGTGTCGAGCCTGTAGCATTAAGCGCAGTTCAAGATGCCGACTGTTTGGTATTTCTGGTTGCTCATCAACAATTTAAAGCTTTACAATCCGCCGATTTAGTGAAGATGTTTAAGCCTAGGCAAAAGCAGTCCAAACATGTTTTGCTGGATATTAAGAATATCTTTGACCATAAGAGCCTCAAAGAACAAGGTTATTATTATTGGAGCCTTTGA
- a CDS encoding phenylacetate-coenzyme A ligase yields MTHHTANFWDQQLETQTRQEWEALKLQLLKKHLQAAYEGSPYYRSVFDQAGLRPEKVKTLADIQHFPTMNKIILRERQELVPPFGDIVAVPEQEIVYISTSSGSTGVPTASPFTAQDFEDWIDYEARQFFSSGLRPTDRYCHALNFSLFVGGPCVLGAQKVGALSIHAGTVPSERLLALIRQFGVTAIWTTPSYAWYLGETARKEGIDPAKELSVQKIFVAGEPGGSIPETRKNIEQLWGADVYDYYGLSDIFGSCAGMCTAKDGLHWAEDHILTEVLHPDTGEPVAEGERGELVLTTLKKSARPLIRFRTGDIVSYTTEPCSCGRTALRLHGIHGRLDDMLIIKGVNVFPSDIEAIVRKDSDFTGEYSLVVDRINHLDELTIQVESGLAHAKDSLAARLNKAIKSTVGLSAKIEILEPDTLPRATHKAKRVLDNRKNIWS; encoded by the coding sequence ATGACTCATCATACCGCCAATTTTTGGGACCAGCAATTAGAGACACAGACTCGTCAGGAATGGGAGGCATTAAAGCTCCAACTCCTAAAAAAGCATCTGCAGGCTGCTTATGAAGGATCGCCCTATTACCGCAGCGTGTTTGACCAAGCTGGACTGCGGCCGGAAAAAGTCAAAACCCTGGCCGATATTCAACATTTCCCAACCATGAATAAAATCATCCTGCGCGAACGGCAAGAACTCGTCCCCCCATTCGGTGATATTGTCGCCGTACCCGAACAAGAAATCGTCTATATCTCCACTTCCAGCGGCTCGACCGGCGTACCGACAGCCTCACCCTTTACGGCTCAGGATTTCGAAGACTGGATCGACTATGAGGCCAGACAGTTTTTCTCCAGCGGGCTGCGGCCGACAGACCGCTATTGCCATGCACTCAACTTCTCCTTGTTTGTCGGCGGACCCTGCGTGCTGGGCGCCCAAAAGGTCGGGGCGTTATCCATTCACGCCGGAACAGTGCCCTCGGAAAGATTGCTGGCACTCATCCGCCAATTCGGTGTAACCGCCATTTGGACAACCCCTTCCTATGCCTGGTATCTTGGTGAAACAGCCCGTAAAGAAGGCATTGATCCGGCCAAAGAACTGTCTGTGCAAAAAATATTCGTAGCCGGCGAGCCGGGCGGCTCCATCCCCGAGACCCGCAAAAACATCGAACAGCTTTGGGGCGCCGATGTTTATGACTATTACGGCCTTTCGGATATCTTTGGCTCCTGCGCAGGCATGTGCACCGCAAAGGACGGTTTGCACTGGGCCGAGGATCACATTCTAACCGAAGTGTTACATCCGGATACCGGTGAGCCGGTTGCCGAAGGAGAAAGAGGCGAACTGGTCTTAACCACCTTAAAAAAATCAGCCCGCCCGCTCATTCGCTTCCGTACCGGCGATATTGTTTCCTACACAACAGAGCCATGTAGCTGCGGTCGCACCGCGTTAAGACTGCACGGTATTCATGGCCGCCTGGATGATATGCTTATCATCAAAGGCGTAAACGTATTCCCCAGCGACATTGAAGCCATTGTTCGCAAGGATTCCGATTTTACCGGAGAATACAGCCTGGTCGTCGACCGGATCAATCATCTGGACGAACTGACCATTCAGGTTGAAAGCGGTTTGGCTCATGCTAAAGACAGCCTGGCTGCCCGCTTAAATAAAGCCATCAAAAGCACGGTGGGCCTATCGGCCAAAATCGAAATTCTTGAGCCCGATACCTTGCCAAGGGCTACCCATAAGGCCAAAAGGGTATTGGACAATCGTAAAAATATCTGGAGCTAA